From the genome of Bifidobacterium asteroides, one region includes:
- a CDS encoding glycoside hydrolase family 43 protein: MSSLTNPIIPGFHPDPSALQVGEDYYIANSTFEWWPGVDIYHSTDLVNWEWVCSPLTRTSQADLMGDPNAGAIWAPHLSYAKGLYWLVFTDVKTGTIYKDTLNYIVTAPSITGPWSDPVFVTASGFDPSLFHDEDGRSWFVNMLYDWRMDHERFAGVVIQEFDTSAKRLVGPRRRIFRGTSLGVCEGPQIYRRHGYYYLVCAAGGTEWNHAATVVRSSKLTGPWEESPHTPLITSKDDPDGPIQKAGHCSLLEYKGQWYIAYLCSRPLGHRGDCVLGRETSLDPIVWDQDDWPLLANGGHNPSLHVEVRESTAKQVVDRSESVRFTPTSGLPASFKTLRGPLRPEVDYSLKERPGWLRLHGGQSLSSLHRQTLLARRWQAFNFDAFTWMEFEPANFQQTAGLVLFYDTANWMYAYVTAQEEERDCPVARILINEGDRFSFGSDLLPLQAGMGVGLAVKVRGSRARFYFSQDQDSLRGERDNLRPLGGTLPANHLSDDHVGALRGKTVFSGAMVGICAQDMDAHRSYADFNGFDYQEVAKDQQDHQR; this comes from the coding sequence ATGAGCAGTCTGACCAATCCCATCATCCCGGGATTCCATCCCGACCCGTCCGCCCTTCAAGTGGGGGAGGACTATTACATAGCCAACTCCACCTTCGAATGGTGGCCAGGGGTCGACATCTATCACTCGACAGATCTGGTGAACTGGGAGTGGGTGTGCTCGCCCCTGACCCGGACCAGCCAGGCCGACCTGATGGGGGATCCGAATGCCGGAGCTATCTGGGCGCCTCACCTCTCCTATGCCAAGGGGTTGTACTGGCTCGTCTTCACCGATGTGAAGACCGGGACCATATACAAGGACACGCTGAACTACATCGTCACTGCCCCTTCCATTACCGGACCTTGGTCCGATCCTGTTTTTGTAACGGCTTCCGGCTTCGACCCCTCCCTCTTCCATGATGAGGATGGGCGTTCATGGTTCGTCAATATGCTCTATGACTGGCGAATGGACCATGAGCGTTTCGCTGGCGTGGTCATCCAGGAGTTTGATACCAGCGCCAAGCGTCTGGTCGGACCTCGCCGCCGCATCTTTCGAGGCACGAGCCTGGGGGTCTGTGAGGGACCGCAGATCTATCGCCGTCACGGCTACTACTATCTGGTATGCGCAGCTGGTGGGACCGAGTGGAATCATGCAGCCACGGTGGTGCGTTCAAGCAAGCTGACAGGACCTTGGGAGGAATCCCCCCATACGCCTTTGATCACTTCCAAGGACGATCCGGACGGGCCCATCCAGAAAGCAGGGCACTGCAGCCTTTTGGAATACAAAGGCCAATGGTACATAGCCTATCTCTGCTCACGTCCTCTGGGCCATAGGGGGGATTGCGTTCTGGGCAGGGAGACCAGCCTGGATCCCATCGTCTGGGATCAGGACGACTGGCCGCTCCTGGCCAATGGCGGCCATAATCCGTCTCTTCATGTGGAGGTCAGGGAAAGTACGGCCAAACAGGTTGTGGATCGTTCCGAATCCGTCCGATTTACGCCGACCAGCGGCCTGCCTGCCTCCTTCAAGACTCTTCGTGGTCCCTTGCGTCCTGAGGTTGATTACTCCCTGAAGGAGCGTCCGGGATGGCTGCGGCTCCATGGCGGCCAGAGCCTGTCCAGCCTGCACAGGCAAACCCTGCTGGCCCGTCGCTGGCAGGCCTTCAACTTTGATGCCTTTACCTGGATGGAGTTCGAACCCGCCAACTTCCAGCAGACCGCCGGCCTGGTCCTCTTCTACGATACTGCCAACTGGATGTACGCTTACGTCACAGCACAGGAGGAAGAGCGCGACTGCCCGGTGGCCCGCATCCTCATCAACGAAGGGGATCGCTTCAGTTTCGGGAGCGACCTGCTGCCTCTTCAGGCTGGCATGGGCGTGGGCCTTGCAGTGAAGGTTCGGGGATCGAGGGCCCGCTTCTATTTCAGCCAGGACCAGGACAGCCTCCGAGGTGAACGCGACAATCTCCGGCCTTTGGGGGGCACTCTGCCAGCCAACCATCTCAGCGATGACCACGTAGGAGCGCTCCGGGGGAAGACCGTCTTTTCCGGAGCCATGGTCGGCATCTGTGCTCAGGATATGGATGCCCACCGTTCATATGCAGACTTCAATGGTTTCGACTATCAGGAGGTGGCAAAAGATCAACAAGATCACCAGCGATAA
- a CDS encoding carbohydrate ABC transporter permease: protein MSSAQTESQPIQAPKRPASLSRRDAQLARKDHAIRLRKASGGSGVPVRLTPAQKVMDILLHLIMLIMVIYCLIPLIWLVFSSTKTNEGLYSSPGLWFSDQNAFFQNIHDVFVFQNGTYGRWLINTLVYAIVAGLGATLFATFAGYAIATMKFHGRKALLWVTLIFMSIPSTVITVPLFLLYSKIGMTNTPWAVIIPQLSNPFGLYLMIIYAQTSIPISLVEAARIDGANTWTIFWKIAMPLLAPGFVTTLLFALVSVWNNYFLPLIMLSDVKDYPLTVGLNVWMKMGGDATYHVVPNNMILTGSLIAIVPLIIAFLFLQRYWQSGLSAGAVKQ, encoded by the coding sequence ATGTCCAGTGCGCAAACCGAATCCCAACCCATACAGGCCCCAAAGCGTCCTGCATCACTGAGCAGGCGCGATGCTCAATTAGCGCGGAAAGATCATGCCATAAGGCTGCGAAAGGCCTCTGGCGGCAGTGGCGTCCCGGTCCGTCTGACCCCAGCGCAGAAGGTCATGGATATCCTCCTGCACCTGATCATGCTGATCATGGTCATTTACTGTCTGATTCCCTTGATCTGGCTGGTCTTCTCTTCGACTAAGACCAATGAGGGACTCTACAGTTCCCCCGGGCTTTGGTTCTCTGACCAAAACGCTTTCTTCCAGAACATCCATGACGTGTTCGTTTTTCAGAATGGAACTTACGGCCGTTGGCTGATCAACACCCTGGTCTATGCAATCGTAGCCGGCTTGGGAGCCACGCTCTTCGCCACTTTCGCCGGGTATGCCATTGCCACAATGAAGTTCCACGGACGTAAAGCGCTGCTTTGGGTCACGCTGATCTTCATGTCGATACCTTCCACGGTCATCACGGTTCCCCTCTTCCTCCTGTACTCGAAGATAGGCATGACCAATACACCATGGGCCGTCATCATTCCTCAGCTGTCCAACCCCTTTGGTCTGTACTTGATGATCATCTATGCCCAGACTTCCATCCCTATATCCCTGGTGGAGGCTGCAAGGATCGATGGCGCCAACACCTGGACCATATTCTGGAAGATTGCCATGCCTCTGCTTGCTCCAGGTTTCGTCACCACGCTCCTCTTCGCCTTGGTCAGTGTCTGGAACAACTACTTCCTGCCTTTGATCATGCTCTCCGACGTCAAAGACTACCCGCTTACTGTGGGCCTGAACGTCTGGATGAAGATGGGAGGCGACGCTACCTACCATGTGGTGCCCAACAACATGATTCTGACCGGGTCGCTGATAGCCATCGTGCCGTTGATTATCGCCTTCCTCTTCCTGCAGCGGTACTGGCAATCCGGTCTTTCGGCCGGCGCGGTCAAGCAGTGA